The following are encoded in a window of Pseudomonas sp. JQ170C genomic DNA:
- a CDS encoding TetR/AcrR family transcriptional regulator yields the protein MPNDLTAPVGPGRPKDLAKRQAILEAAKQLFLTLGYASTSMDAVATAAGVSKLTVYSHFTDKETLFTAAISATCTAQLPELIFELPDGAPLEQVLLNIGCGFQALISSEQSVQLTRLIMTLGTQDPKLSQIFFEAGPLRVLREMEALLRRVDQRGLLRIEHPDKAAEHFFCLLKGAPNYRLLLGYAPALDAEAAQAHVEEVVGMFLSAYRP from the coding sequence ATGCCCAACGATCTCACCGCTCCCGTCGGCCCCGGCCGGCCCAAAGACCTGGCCAAGCGCCAGGCCATACTCGAGGCGGCCAAGCAGCTGTTTCTAACGCTTGGCTATGCCAGCACCAGCATGGATGCGGTCGCGACAGCGGCAGGTGTTTCAAAACTCACGGTCTACAGCCACTTCACCGACAAGGAAACGCTGTTTACCGCTGCCATCTCGGCAACCTGCACCGCGCAATTGCCGGAGTTGATCTTCGAGCTGCCTGACGGTGCGCCGCTGGAGCAGGTATTGCTCAACATTGGCTGCGGCTTCCAGGCGCTGATCAGCAGCGAGCAGTCCGTGCAACTGACGCGCCTGATCATGACCCTGGGTACCCAGGACCCCAAGCTCAGCCAGATCTTCTTTGAAGCCGGCCCATTGCGGGTGTTGCGGGAGATGGAGGCGTTGCTGCGACGCGTCGACCAGCGCGGGTTGCTGCGCATCGAGCATCCGGACAAAGCGGCTGAACACTTCTTCTGCCTGCTCAAGGGCGCGCCGAATTATCGCCTGCTGCTCGGCTACGCCCCTGCCCTGGACGCGGAGGCCGCCCAGGCCCATGTCGAGGAAGTGGTGGGAATGTTCCTGAGTGCCTATCGGCCCTGA
- a CDS encoding class I SAM-dependent methyltransferase, producing MVEQLADGGIRVEALTADYQAQANEWAQRLDLPLADDKAGFAVQVGANGLQIQQLGPQAPGPVRVDFVEGAAAHRRMFGGGSGQMIAKAVGIAQGVRPQVLDCTAGLGKDAFVLASLGCRMTLIERQPLVAALLQDGLARAASDAEVGPIVARMQLLTGNAIEHLRNWQGEPPQVIYLDPMFPHRDKSALVKKEMRVFRPLVGDDLDAPALLEAALALASHRVVVKRPRKAPIIDGPKPSHSLEGKSSRYDIYPKKALKA from the coding sequence ATGGTGGAGCAACTGGCGGACGGCGGCATCCGGGTCGAGGCACTGACAGCTGACTATCAGGCCCAGGCCAATGAGTGGGCGCAGCGCCTGGACCTGCCGCTGGCGGACGATAAGGCAGGCTTTGCCGTGCAGGTCGGTGCCAACGGCCTGCAGATCCAGCAACTGGGCCCGCAGGCGCCGGGGCCGGTGCGGGTCGACTTCGTCGAAGGCGCGGCGGCGCACCGGCGGATGTTCGGCGGCGGTAGCGGGCAGATGATCGCCAAGGCGGTGGGCATTGCCCAGGGCGTGCGCCCGCAAGTGCTCGATTGCACGGCGGGGTTGGGCAAGGATGCGTTCGTGCTGGCCAGCCTGGGTTGCCGGATGACCCTGATCGAGCGCCAGCCGCTGGTTGCCGCGCTGCTGCAGGATGGCCTGGCGCGGGCGGCCAGCGATGCCGAGGTCGGCCCCATTGTCGCGCGGATGCAGCTGCTTACCGGCAATGCCATCGAGCACCTGCGCAATTGGCAGGGCGAGCCGCCGCAGGTGATCTACCTCGACCCGATGTTTCCCCACCGCGACAAGAGCGCCCTGGTGAAAAAGGAAATGCGCGTATTCCGCCCCCTGGTCGGTGACGACCTGGATGCGCCGGCGCTGCTTGAAGCGGCGCTGGCCCTGGCCAGCCACCGGGTAGTGGTCAAGCGCCCGCGCAAGGCACCGATCATCGACGGGCCCAAGCCGAGCCATAGCCTGGAAGGCAAGTCCAGTCGCTACGACATCTACCCGAAAAAAGCCCTCAAGGCCTGA
- a CDS encoding efflux RND transporter periplasmic adaptor subunit, producing MLRHALPLALPIGLAVLLSACGQESAPQTSLRPAMVVQPQPASAAADSYPGEVRARFEPELAFRIGGKVSKRLVEEGQRVKAEQPLAQLDPQDVRLQLEASRAQLAAAEANLTLVKAERDRYKTLLDRQMVSHSQYDNAENLYRAGLARLKQVRAEYDVAGNQAEYAVLRASQDGVIAKRQVEVGQVVSAGQTVFTLAADGEREVLIGLPEQHFGRFKVGQPVSVELWSQPDERFTGRIRELSPSADPRSRTFAARIAFTAGKVPAELGQSARVYIQHAERAPLAVPLSALTAENGQTYVWRVDANNTLKRIPVRVGAYGEHTVPVLEGLNASDWVVAAGVHVLQEGQQVRPVDRSNRVVNLAAKE from the coding sequence ATGTTACGCCATGCCTTGCCCCTCGCTCTGCCCATCGGCCTTGCCGTGCTGCTTTCTGCCTGCGGGCAGGAAAGTGCGCCGCAGACCTCCCTGCGTCCTGCCATGGTGGTGCAGCCGCAACCGGCCAGCGCCGCTGCCGACAGCTACCCGGGCGAGGTGCGCGCGCGCTTCGAGCCGGAGCTGGCGTTCCGTATTGGCGGCAAGGTCAGCAAGCGCCTGGTCGAAGAGGGGCAGCGGGTCAAGGCCGAGCAGCCGCTGGCACAGCTCGACCCCCAGGATGTGCGCCTGCAACTGGAGGCCAGCCGCGCCCAACTGGCCGCCGCTGAAGCCAACCTGACCCTGGTCAAGGCCGAGCGCGACCGCTACAAGACCCTGCTGGACCGTCAGATGGTCAGCCATTCCCAGTATGACAATGCCGAAAACCTCTATCGCGCCGGCCTGGCCCGGCTCAAGCAGGTGCGTGCCGAATACGACGTGGCCGGCAACCAGGCCGAATACGCTGTGTTGCGCGCCTCCCAGGACGGTGTGATCGCCAAGCGTCAGGTCGAGGTCGGGCAGGTGGTGTCCGCCGGCCAGACCGTGTTCACCCTGGCCGCCGATGGCGAGCGCGAAGTGCTGATCGGTCTGCCGGAGCAGCACTTCGGCCGCTTCAAGGTCGGTCAGCCGGTGTCGGTCGAGCTCTGGTCGCAACCCGATGAACGTTTTACCGGGCGTATTCGTGAGCTGTCGCCTTCGGCCGATCCGCGCTCGCGGACCTTCGCCGCGCGCATTGCCTTCACCGCCGGCAAGGTGCCGGCAGAGCTGGGCCAGAGTGCCCGGGTGTATATCCAGCATGCCGAGCGGGCGCCGCTGGCCGTGCCACTGTCGGCGCTGACGGCCGAGAACGGTCAGACCTATGTCTGGCGTGTGGACGCCAACAATACCCTCAAGCGTATACCGGTGCGGGTTGGGGCTTATGGCGAACACACAGTGCCGGTACTCGAAGGCCTCAATGCTTCGGACTGGGTAGTGGCGGCCGGCGTGCATGTGCTCCAGGAGGGGCAACAGGTACGTCCGGTGGATCGTTCCAATCGTGTGGTGAATCTGGCGGCCAAGGAGTAA